GACGCGCCGCTTGGGCAGGAACCTCCAGGCGCAGAAACAGCCCACCCAGATGGAGAGTATCTCGGCCAGGAAGATCCCGAGGAAAGACAAGGGAAAGGAGAAGATGGCCATCTCCTTCAGGCCGAAGGCCAGCATGACCGTGTTCTGGAGGCACGCCACCAGCGTGGCCGTCCCCGCCACGATCAGCATCCCGGCCAGGCCCGGCCTCGCGCTCATACGTTCGCTCCCCAGGGGTGAATCATGCCACACGGTCTGAACGCCGGGTATCCCTATCTTCGCAGCCGGCCCCCCTACTTGCGGAAGCCGGTGAACAGCAGGACGTCGATGTTCTCGGTGCCGTGGAGGATGGCGATCTGCTTGCCGCCGGGCGAGTAGGCGACGGCAATGATGTAGTCGTTGGGAGCGGTGAGATGGGTCACCTGCCGCGGCGAGGCCGAGTCGAGCGGCTGCAGCCACAGGTTGCTGTTCTGGCCGTGGAGCACGGCGTAGACGAAGCCCTTGCTGTCGGGCGTCCAGGCCAAGCTGGGGTCGGCGTTCACGCCCACCCCGATCGGCCAGCGCTGGGTCACCTGGCCGTCGGCGAGCCGGAGAATGGCGAAGAAGGCCTGGCGGGCGACGCCTTGGCCGGTGGTGGTGACGAACAGGAGGGAGGTCCCATCGGGCGAGACCAGCGGGTGGCCCGCCGGTGAGGGCCCGAAGAGGGTTGGCTCGCCGCCGGCCACGGGGACCTTCATGATGCGCACGATGCTGCCGTCGAGCGAGGTGAAGTACAGCAACTTGCCGTCGGGAGAGCAGCCGGGCTCCACGTTGAGGTTGCCGTGGGTGAGCTGGCGGGAACTGCCGTCGGCCAGGTTGAAGTACCAGAGATTGACCGAGTTGGCCTCGCCCAGACGCTCCAGGACGACGGCGTTCTGGCCGCAATTCACGGGCGCGCCGGCGGGACGGCCCTCCGCGATGGTCTCGCGGTTGCCGCCGTCGGCATCGAGGGCCAGCGCCTGCAGGTCGGGAGTCTCCACCGCCAGCCGCTTGTCCGAGATCCACGCGATCGTCCGGCCCAGGTCGCGGTCGTTGGTGACCTGGCGCATCGCGCCGGGATCGGAGGCGGGCGCCAGGTACACATTGTCGCCGGTTTCCACCTGGGTGACCGAGAGGGTGCTCTGGGACGCGTCCAGGCTCATGCTCTGGTAGCTGTTGAGGTCGCTGGTGAAGCGCAGGGGCTCGCCCGCAGGATAGGGCTGGTAGTAGATCTGGGTGCGCGAGCCGTGCGCCAGGTCGGCGGCTTCCAGCAGAAAACCGGAGGCGGTGAGCCAGCGCACGGAGTTGATGTTGAGTCGGGAGAGCACGCGCGTGGGGCTTCCGCCAGCGACGCGGTACACGGCGATCTCGATGAGAGCATCCTTGCCGAAGTGATTGGCGGCCGCCGCCAGCAGCGTGCCGTCGGGCGACCAGGAAGGGGCGGCGGTCACGAACTGGTCCTTGGCCGTACGGACGCCCAGCTCCTGCTCGCCGCTGCCGTCGGCGTTGGCGATCATCAGCAGGCTCCGGCCCCCGACCACGTCGCCCCGGATGAAGGCGATCTTCTTGCCGTCGGGCGAGAAGGTCACGCCGCTCGACACGTCCGCGACGACCTTCTTCATCGGACCGCCCAGCGTCGGCACGGCGTACAGGTCCAGCCGGTCGGGGTTGTCGGCCGAGGTGTGCGCGAAGTAGACGTAGTCGC
This sequence is a window from Terriglobales bacterium. Protein-coding genes within it:
- a CDS encoding protein kinase, which produces MIGQTIGHYRITAEIGRGGMGVVYAAEDLNLGRQVAIKFLTAEMGEDPEALERFRREARAASALNHPNICTIYGLEREGERNFIVMELMEGQPLSARLAVGALRLADVLDLGTQIADALDAAHAKGIVHRDIKPGNIFVTARGQAKVLDFGLAKLARKQHVAETMPMGGGPASDSGVTLTQAGSTVGTIAYMSPEQACGEELDARSDLFSLGAVLYEMATGKLPFPGTSPAVVFNHILEHAPVPPRRLNEKVPERLELILLRALEKDKDLRYQSAAEMRAELRRLARDSSSGKMAAAVPPSVTAKVPSSSQILLGEARRHKWTLAGGLLLAIALIAGASIGIFKWLGHPGIPFDTQKMKITRLTQHGQAVYAGISPDGKYVAYVRREGDRSLWVKAVNTASHIQVIPPGPGFYQADISFTPDGDYVYFAHTSADNPDRLDLYAVPTLGGPMKKVVADVSSGVTFSPDGKKIAFIRGDVVGGRSLLMIANADGSGEQELGVRTAKDQFVTAAPSWSPDGTLLAAAANHFGKDALIEIAVYRVAGGSPTRVLSRLNINSVRWLTASGFLLEAADLAHGSRTQIYYQPYPAGEPLRFTSDLNSYQSMSLDASQSTLSVTQVETGDNVYLAPASDPGAMRQVTNDRDLGRTIAWISDKRLAVETPDLQALALDADGGNRETIAEGRPAGAPVNCGQNAVVLERLGEANSVNLWYFNLADGSSRQLTHGNLNVEPGCSPDGKLLYFTSLDGSIVRIMKVPVAGGEPTLFGPSPAGHPLVSPDGTSLLFVTTTGQGVARQAFFAILRLADGQVTQRWPIGVGVNADPSLAWTPDSKGFVYAVLHGQNSNLWLQPLDSASPRQVTHLTAPNDYIIAVAYSPGGKQIAILHGTENIDVLLFTGFRK